The following proteins come from a genomic window of Sardina pilchardus chromosome 1, fSarPil1.1, whole genome shotgun sequence:
- the ppp3r1b gene encoding calcineurin subunit B type 1b isoform X1 gives MSKSGNEASYPLEMCSHFDADEIKRLGKRFKKLDLDNSGSLSVEEFMSLPELQQNPLVQRVIDIFDTDGNGEVDFKEFIEGVSQFSVKGDKEQKLRFAFRIYDMDKDGYISNGELFQVLKMMVGNNLKDTQLQQIVDKTIINADKDGDGRISFEEFCAVVGGLDIHKKMVVDV, from the exons TTGATGCTGATGAGATTAAGAGACTAGGGAAGAGGTTTAAGAAACTCGACCTGGATAACTCGGGCTCGCTGAGCGTGGAGGAGTTCATGTCCCTGCCCGAGCTGCAGCAGAACCCCCTGGTCCAGCGAGTCATAGACATATTCGACACCGACGGCAACGGAGAAGTAGACTTTAAAG aaTTCATCGAGGGAGTCTCCCAGTTTAGCGTGAAAGGAGACAAGGAACAGAAACTACGCT TCGCTTTCCGGATCTACGACATGGACAAGGACGGCTACATCTCCAACGGCGAGCTCTTCCAGGTGCTGAAGATGATGGTGGGCAACAACCTGAAGGACACGCAGCTGCAGCAGATCGTCGACAAGACCATCATCAACGCCGACAAGGACGGGGACGGCAGGATATCCTTCGAGGAGTTCTGTGCG GTGGTGGGCGGACTAGACATTCACAAAAAGATGGTGGTTGACGTGTGA
- the etaa1a gene encoding ewing's tumor-associated antigen 1: MPYRRTCTDKTREEGVESDLHQLELRKSKINRLKRSPKPPSQPPRTVDISDISQPEFKTPTRPVRSKFGRLISKESPCNDSENQHDIVWDQSSPSPIRKDGGMRRGRGRRNDIYVGKTDVTDLVSRIAPKNSRPLDSAESELQWIGASGIPCTPELSQPRTRTKVNKKDTVDHLKELAKQFDFQLIRCERPVQNQSHAAQPADLDAEDVDLFADENEAPPPDPSSASGAVRVLSIDQDMEEDGDDDALFNELFDGPTVSIENGLSQPLSGNASQNAKPAAVSTSQRPRNAPAAGSSSDVRTRSHTPVVSAGTTQVSTAAPVDTVGGFDDDWEDDGLLDDSMVMDMTQQPELFAPPKHCSTQKAVPGPQKVPTGASGPTNVPSQNRQYGGSSGSRGFGLSQVQTAAYKSGQTLTPPGVDASRQLRSSSVGVGLPSNNRSGLRSAGPAPSVARGSSDLPHKPHSQPAAAAPAAVTQPLVRTKAHATGAQPYPAPQRPTPATGTQPCPAPQRPTPATGTLSYPAPQRPSPATGTQSYLAPQRPSPATGTQSYLAPQTPTPVTGTQSYPGPQRPTPATGTQSYLAPQRPSPATGAQPYLGPQRPSPATGAQSKSLQAPAWAKQPVKAAASAEEKPAGGLVGGEADIPDDDLDLFFASDAGWDDDADDDDLLCEACDDVECAVPPAAAAAEQQAFADGQVLSRTQRQTATPSPVASVGNAGLRAPYQSRAANTLAQPVPPTKTAYSSTSGNNALAKSVPSTNQRTGAVVAGSSSAQYQRNAMRPPSASAGAGPTSFGGSSHHTSTANNMGGVSSNTQSGQSSFGSVGQRNSMMRPPGTTTSVEPQRLTHSKETTSFGGPSHHTSTANQLGGVSSNTRSGQSSFGSVGQRNSMMRPPGTTTSVEPQRLTHSKETTSFGGSSHHTSTANQLGGKGGAMAGSNQSAVRMGGGSSTQYTFKRPTNSSTSCFTGTTQAPVSYPANPRCSEAEIERKKQEALERRRLRMLATQNQNQNLRAPC; the protein is encoded by the exons ATGCCCTACCGTAGGACATGTACCGACAAAACCAGGGAGGAAGGAGTTGAAAGCGATTTACACCAACTTGAACTGCGCAAATCGAAAATAAACAGACTGAAGCGAAGCCCCAAACCACCGTCACAGCCACCACGCACGGTGGACATCTCAGACATTTCACAACCAG AGTTCAAGACACCTACCCGCCCTGTAAGAAGCAAATTTGGCCGTTTGATCAGTAAGGAATCGCCTTGCAATGATTCCGAAAATCAACACGATATCGTCTGGGACCAGAGTTCGCCGTCTCCCATCCGGAAAG ATGGAGGAATGCGTAGGGGAAGAGGACGGAGAAATGACATTTACGTCGGAAAAACAGACGTAACTGATCTAGTCAGTCGGATAGCTCCTAAG AACTCGAGACCACTGGATTCAGCAGAGTCTGAGCTGCAGTGGATTGGAGCAAGTGGCATCCCTTGCACTCCCGAGCTGTCCCAACCAAGGACGAGGACGAAGGTCAACAA GAAGGACACCGTTGACCATCTCAAGGAGCTGGCCAAGCAGTTTGACTTCCAGCTGATCCGATGTGAGCGGCCCGTCCAGAACCAGAGCCATGCAGCTCAGCCCGCAGACCTGGACGCTGAAGACGTCGATCTTTTCGCCGACGAAAACGAGGCTCCTCCCCCGGACCCCTCGTCGGCGTCCGGAGCCGTCAGGGTCCTGTCCATCGATCAGGACATGGAGGAGGACGGCGACGATGACGCTCTGTTTAACGAGCTGTTCGACGGGCCCACGGTGAGCATCGAGAACGGACTCAGCCAGCCTCTGTCCGGGAACGCGTCCCAGAACGCGAAGCCCGCCGCCGTGTCCACCTCACAGCGTCCCAGAAACGCCCCGGCCGCAGGAAGCTCCTCGGACGTGAGGACGCGCAGCCACACACCGGTGGTCTCCGCCGGTACGACGCAGGTCTCTACTGCCGCCCCCGTGGATACTGTTGGTGGGTTTGACGACGACTGGGAGGACGACGGTCTCCTTGACGACTCCATGGTGATGGATATGACCCAGCAGCCGGAGCTCTTTGCTCCGCCCAAACACTGTTCCACGCAAAAGGCCGTCCCCGGGCCGCAGAAGGTTCCGACTGGCGCCTCGGGCCCCACAAACGTTCCAAGCCAGAACCGTCAGTATGGTGGCAGCAGTGGCAGTAGAGGTTTCGGTTTATCTCAGGTTCAGACAGCGGCGTATAAAAGCGGGCAGACACTTACGCCACCAGGAGTGGACGCCAGTCGCCAACTCCGATCGTCATCCGTCGGCGTAGGATTGCCTAGCAACAACAGGAGCGGCTTACGAAGCGCCGGGCCTGCTCCGTCTGTGGCGCGCGGCTCCTCGGACCTCCCACACAAACCCCACAGCCAACCAGCGGCTGCAGCACCTGCAGCTGTGACCCAGCCCCTCGTGAGGACCAAGGCCCACGCCACCGGAGCACAGCCCTACCCGGCACCCCAGAGACCCACCCCAGCCACCGGAACACAGCCATGCCCGGCACCCCAGAGACCCACTCCAGCCACCGGAACACTGTCCTACCCGGCACCCCAGAGACCCAGTCCAGCCACCGGAACACAGTCATACCTGGCACCCCAGAGACCCAGTCCAGCCACCGGAACACAGTCATACCTGGCACCCCAGACACCCACCCCAGTCACTGGAACACAGTCATACCCGGGCCCACAAAGACCCACCCCAGCCACCGGAACACAGTCATACCTGGCACCCCAGAGACCCAGTCCAGCCACCGGAGCACAGCCCTACCTGGGCCCACAAAGACCCAGTCCAGCCACCGGTGCTCAGTCGAAGTCATTGCAAGCGCCCGCGTGGGCGAAGCAACCGGTGAAGGCTGCAGCCTCAGCGGAAGAGAAGCCCGCAGGTGGACTAGTCGGCGGGGAGGCCGATATCCCGGACGACGACCTAGATCTGTTCTTCGCCTCGGACGCCGGGTGGGACGACGACGCGGACGACGACGATTTGCTCTGCGAGGCGTGCGATGACGTGGAGTGTGCCGTGCCgccggcggcagcggcggcggaacAACAAGCGTTCGCCGACGGTCAGGTGCTGAGTCGGACGCAACGCCAGACCGCCACCCCTTCACCTGTGGCCTCAGTGGGAAACGCTGGACTTAGAGCCCCCTATCAGAGCAGAGCGGCCAATACTTTGGCCCAACCTGTTCCACCGACCAAAACAGCGTATAGTAGTACATCAGGAAATAACGCGCTGGCTAAGAGTGTGCCTTCGACGAACCAAAGGACTGGGGCTGTAGTCGCTGGGAGTTCCAGTGCTCAGTACCAAAGGAACGCCATGAGGCCACCCAGTGCTTCTGCTGGCGCAGGGCCTACTTCCTTTGGAGGCTCCTCCCACCACACCTCCACAGCCAATAACATGGGAGGTGTGAGTTCTAATACTCAGAGTGGCCAATCCTCGTTCGGTAGCGTTGGCCAAAGGAACTCTATGATGAGACCACCGGGTACTACCACCAGTGTGGAACCTCAGAGGCTCACGCACAGCAAAGAGACCACTTCCTTTGGAGGCCCCTCCCACCACACCTCCACAGCCAATCAGCTGGGAGGTGTGAGTTCTAATACTCGGAGTGGCCAATCCTCGTTCGGTAGTGTTGGCCAAAGGAACTCTATGATGAGACCACCAGGTACTACCACCAGTGTGGAACCTCAGAGGCTCACGCACAGTAAAGAGACCACTTCCTTTGGAGGCTCCTCCCACCACACCTCCACAGCCAACCAGCTGGGAGGTAAAGGAGGAGCCATGGCTGGCTCCAACCAATCGGCTGTGAGAATGGGTGGCGGCAGTAGTACCCAGTATACTTTCAAGAGGCCgacaaacagcagcaccagctgtTTCACAGGGACCACACAAG CTCCCGTTTCTTACCCCGCCAACCCACGGTGTTCTGAGGCCGAGATCGAGCGCAAGAAGCAGGAGGCGCTCGAGAGGCGGCGGCTCCGAATGCTCGCCACGCAGAACCAAAACCAGAACCTCCGAGCCCCGTGCTAA
- the ppp3r1b gene encoding calcineurin subunit B type 1b isoform X2, giving the protein MGNEASYPLEMCSHFDADEIKRLGKRFKKLDLDNSGSLSVEEFMSLPELQQNPLVQRVIDIFDTDGNGEVDFKEFIEGVSQFSVKGDKEQKLRFAFRIYDMDKDGYISNGELFQVLKMMVGNNLKDTQLQQIVDKTIINADKDGDGRISFEEFCAVVGGLDIHKKMVVDV; this is encoded by the exons TTGATGCTGATGAGATTAAGAGACTAGGGAAGAGGTTTAAGAAACTCGACCTGGATAACTCGGGCTCGCTGAGCGTGGAGGAGTTCATGTCCCTGCCCGAGCTGCAGCAGAACCCCCTGGTCCAGCGAGTCATAGACATATTCGACACCGACGGCAACGGAGAAGTAGACTTTAAAG aaTTCATCGAGGGAGTCTCCCAGTTTAGCGTGAAAGGAGACAAGGAACAGAAACTACGCT TCGCTTTCCGGATCTACGACATGGACAAGGACGGCTACATCTCCAACGGCGAGCTCTTCCAGGTGCTGAAGATGATGGTGGGCAACAACCTGAAGGACACGCAGCTGCAGCAGATCGTCGACAAGACCATCATCAACGCCGACAAGGACGGGGACGGCAGGATATCCTTCGAGGAGTTCTGTGCG GTGGTGGGCGGACTAGACATTCACAAAAAGATGGTGGTTGACGTGTGA